In Candidatus Nanopelagicales bacterium, the sequence GCCCTCGTGCGTGAAGCCCGGCACCCACTCGACGACTTCTTGGCGCGATGCGACGGTTGCGTCTAGCTGGCACAGCACGCCGATTGAGCCGAGCCAAACGCGGTGGATCAGCATGTAGGAAGGCGGCAGGTTGAGCTTGAGTCCCACGCCGAAGTCACCGTTGCGTGGGTCGTTGAGGCGGCTGAACTGTCCGCGGATCCATTCCCGGCTGTAGTGGAACTCGTCGTGACGGATCGGCTCGACAAATGGCAAGAGGTAGCGCAGCAACTCGTCGCCGTCGACCTCAATGTGAGGTTTGATGAACCCCTCGTCCCGCATGCCCTCAACCACCGCGTCGCCGTCGCCCTCATCAATGGCGATCCGCAGGATGCGACCGACAGCTAGCGGCAGACCGTGTGGGAGGTCGGCTGACGCGCCGTAGTCGAGCACGGCCAGCTTGCCGTCGGCAGTCATCCGGAAGTTGCCGGGATGAGGATCGGCGTGGAGCAGGCCCGCCCTCGCGGGGCTGGAAAGCAGGAAGCGCAGATAGAGCGTGCCAGCGCGGTTGCGCTCCTGCGGCGTCCCGTCGGTGATGACTTTGCTCAGCGGGGTCCCATCCACCCATTCGGAGATGATCACTCGGGTGGAGGCGGCCAAAACGTGCGGCACCTCATAGTCGGGGTCGCCCTCAAACGCGACCGCAAACTGACGTTGGTTCTGGGATTCGCGCAGGTAGTCCAGTTCCTCGGCAACGCGGGCTTTGATCTCGGCGATCAGGGGCTTCATGTCCAGCCCGGGGATCCAGCTGCCGAACATGCGACCCATCCGGGCGGCCTGGTTCAGATCCGACATGAGAGCTTTTGCCGCGCCCGGGTATTGCAACTTGATCGCCACCACGCGGCCGTCCCGGTAGACCGCCTTGTGAACTTGACCGATGGACGCCGCAGCAGCTGGGACGTCGGAGAACTCCTCGAAGCGGTCGCGCCAGTCCGGCCCGAGTTCCTCGCGCATGACTCGGTGAACTGTCTCGGCTGGCATCGGTGGTGCGGAATCCTGGAGCTTGGTCAAGGTCGCGCGGTACGGGCCCACCATCTCCTCCGGAAGTGCCGCCTCGAAGACGCTCATGGCCTGGCCGATCTTCATGGCCCCGCCTTTGAGTTCGCCCATCACCTTGAACATCTGCTCTGCGGTGCGTGCCTGGATCTGGGCGTTGACCGCCTCGGCGGGCTTACCGCCTAGTCGTTTGCCCAGCCCCAGCGCGGTACGCCCGGCGTATCCAACCGGGAGGGAGGCCATGCGCGCGGTGCGTCTGAGCGCCCGTTGCGGGACCGCAGCGTCCTTCTCCGCCTTGTTACTTTCGGCGGTGTCTTTTCGGTCGCTGGCATCACTCACTCACCCATCATCCACTGAAACCGCCGATCTGGGGACGACCGGTACGCGATTTGGCTCCGATCGGGCAAGGTTGCCCTTAGCGCGGAACGGATTTTGGGGAGTTCCGCTGCGAATCTGTCAAAATCCGGGGGGATTTCATGTCTGGCTCTGCCGTTTCCGTTGCTTCCGTTGCTTCCGTCGCCAGAACCCAA encodes:
- a CDS encoding AarF/ABC1/UbiB kinase family protein translates to MASLPVGYAGRTALGLGKRLGGKPAEAVNAQIQARTAEQMFKVMGELKGGAMKIGQAMSVFEAALPEEMVGPYRATLTKLQDSAPPMPAETVHRVMREELGPDWRDRFEEFSDVPAAAASIGQVHKAVYRDGRVVAIKLQYPGAAKALMSDLNQAARMGRMFGSWIPGLDMKPLIAEIKARVAEELDYLRESQNQRQFAVAFEGDPDYEVPHVLAASTRVIISEWVDGTPLSKVITDGTPQERNRAGTLYLRFLLSSPARAGLLHADPHPGNFRMTADGKLAVLDYGASADLPHGLPLAVGRILRIAIDEGDGDAVVEGMRDEGFIKPHIEVDGDELLRYLLPFVEPIRHDEFHYSREWIRGQFSRLNDPRNGDFGVGLKLNLPPSYMLIHRVWLGSIGVLCQLDATVASRQEVVEWVPGFTHEG